Part of the Desulfatiglans anilini DSM 4660 genome is shown below.
TAGCGCTGGCTGCTTTGCCGACGAGGGAATATCGCACCCCGAGCACCTGCAGGACATGGTCCAGAAACTCTTTGACATTTTCACTGCGCGGAATGGCAGCGTAGGAGGCTTTTATGCGGTCAATGCTCAGGGCGTGCTCGAGGGAATTGCCGGCCAGGACGGCGAGTTTACTGCGGATAAGGGGCTTTTGCGGATCACTTATATGCGACGGTGAAACATTCGGTGTTTCTCGGGTTAACATGGTCACTCCCTCTATTGCGAGGTCAAGCGTCTTTGTTCCATTTCGTGCTGGCATGCAACACAGAGGACGGTTTCTGGTACGGCACAGAGACGCTCTACAGGGATCATTTCACCACAGCGCTCGCATAAGAAAAAATCATTGTCTGTCGTTGGTTTGTTGAGAACAAGATTAAGCCCACGAACGTAAGCACTTTTTTTCTCAATCAATTTATAAATTGTATTAAGAGAAATAGCATACTGTGCTTTATCACATATTTCGGAGAGACTCCCCTCTGAGTTTTCGGCATGATACTGTTTTCTCATGCTCAGAAGCTGCCTGAGATGGTCTTCAGCCTCTGATTTGAGTGCGAGAACCTGGTCGATGAATGGCCGCCTGTCGATCTGCATTTTCCTCTACCTCGCCAAGATCTGATTTCCGCGGCATCCCGCGATAGCCCACAAGGCCTCCCGTCGGTGAATTCGGATAGCGGCCAGAGAAAGCATCCGTTATCTTGATTCCTTCCGGAAATGATTTCCCATAGAAGCCAGTTCCCATCCGGCGGTATGCATGAATAAAAAAGAAGGTGCAGCATGTAGAGATTCTTACAGGGTGAATGTTTGAAAAATCGCAGAGTCATGCAAGATTTTGATGAATGAGGATCGGTCGCGAGGAACGGGAGATGGGAAAAGCGGGCCAGTGGCGCACTTTGCTTCAAGCGCCATCCTTTGCATCTTCGCCCGGTTCACTTTGAGCATCAAGGCGGATATTCCACATGCTGCGGGTCAGATCAAGGCGGCGAGAAAGGAAAGACCTGCCGGTTCCAAAGCCTTTCCCACGGCCCAGCCGAACAGGGCCTTGCCTACGGCGACACCGACCTGCCCCGAGATCTGGGTTTCGGGATTGGCATGGGTGCCGATGGACCGGCTGTCAAGGAGCCTGGATCTTTCGAGACAGGCCAGGATTTCGTCGACGTGGAGTATATTTGTGCGGTATCTGATCTTCACGCTCCCCGTAACGGGGTTGATGGCGACGTGGTCGATGCCGATCAGGCATTCGAGTTCATTAGTCAGGCGCTCGGATAAGCCGGGCTGAGCTTTGAGCATGGGGATCTTGACACGGAGTCTGCCGGGAATGCTGTGGATATAAACCGACATCGTCTTTTTATTCCCTCCTTTCGCTTGCAAAAACTCCTGCATGCCGGTGGTCGGAGCATCCAGACCTCGGAAGGCCGGTTTCCCGCACGCATATCTGGATCTCTTTCCAACGGTGCGCCAGATGCGATTATTTTTGGATGGTTTTTCCGCTTCATCGTGAAGTTGATCTGATGTTGCGTGCCAAATAGATGCATTTCCCTCTGCTCGTTGGTGTCTTTCAGCGCCGGTGGAATGCCGGTAAATGGGTCAGCGCAAAGGCATCTTCACTATGCCTGATAGATTGTGAGGGATCACATCGTATATCCTGGAATGGACGGATTAGGTTTTCATTAGGCGTTTATTAGAAGTTTCCATCCGGAAATGGTCTTTTTGCCAATCTCGGCTTCAATCTGCACGTTTGCTTGTGCGGCGACCATCAGGTCGCCTCCGAAAAGGGTTGTTTTCCCGAAGTGCACATGTGTATCCGATTTCCGATGATCAACCCGCTCCGAGTCGTCTGTCGAGACGATAGTGGCGTTTTGACCGGCCCGGATCACCTGGCTATCGATCAGGGTTGGGAAGAGGTTCCGGACGTCGCTGCAGATGCTGCGCTGCCTTGTAATACGTTCGCCGCGGATGCAGTGGTGTCCTTCATCGCAAGCTCGACGCTTTTCCGCCCTGTCTGACGATAGAGTAAGGCGGCGCAAAAGGCGGTGAGAGGGGCGACTGTCACCAGTCCAAAGCTCCCCACCAAGATGTTCAGCACCTCGGCGGCAACGAATGGGGCGTTCAGGATGTTGACCGCCGGGAGGCCTTTGGCCATGAACAACAGGAACATCGCGATGTGGCTGCTGGAGTAGGCGAGGAGAAGCGTCGTCGTCATGGTCCCGACGACCGCTCGGCCAATGCGCAGACCCGAGCGCAAGTGGTCGAAGGGGGCGATGTCCGGATGCCGGCGCTTGATTTCGTCCATGCTCGCGGCGATGTCCATGGCGAGGTCCATGACGGCGCCGGAGGAGGCGATAAAGACGCTGGCGATGAAAATGCCCGTCAGGTCAAGCCTGAAATGGCCGGAGTAGAGGAGGGTTTCTGCGAAGGGCCTTACGGCGCCGTGAAGCGCGAACGCCTTGGTAAAGCTGGTCGCCAGCGCACAGGTGAGCCCGACGCCGAGCATGGAACCGAGGAAGACGGCAAGGCCGCGGCGGTTGACCCCGCCGACCGAGAAGGTGATCACCGCAGTGAGAAGGGCCGCGATGGCGAGGCCCGTCGAAAGAGGAGGGAAGCCGCGCAGCAGCAGCGGGAAGAAGAGTTTCCATAACACCATCGCCGCGAATAGGAAGGACAATACGGCCTTCAGCCCGGTAACTCCGGCGACAGCGAGAAGGAGGATGCCGAAGAGCGCGATGAGAAGGATCTGCATCTTAAGGCGGTCATAGCCGCGTGCGACCCCGTGCGCGGGTTTCCCGTCGATCGTATCGTACTCGACAAGAACGATCTTCCCGGCCTCATAGAATTCGTCGAATTCCATCTTTCCGGTCAGCATATTGACGATCTCGATGGACTGTCCTTCATGGGGGCCGTTGAGCAGGCGCACGGTCAGGAACTGCTCCTCGGTCTTGACGATGAGGTTTTGGCGTACGCGGCTGTTGTCCACAGCTTCCACCACTCCCCGCGCGTGGATCCCCTTCGGAGCGCTGGGGATGCGGGTGAGATCCAGGAATGAGAGTGCGATGCAGATGCTCGCGATGATCAGGGAAAAAATCCATTCATGCCGCCGGTGGGTTGACATCGAGCACCTCTCCTGTGAAAAAAGCGGCGCCGCCCATGCGGCGGCGCCTTCCATGTTTTTGATTCGACTCCAGCCGTCAACGCCCGTTTTCTATCAGGGCTGTCTTTTCGAATTTCGCTTCTGGCCCGGACAACGGGCCCTTCTCGGGGCTGTGTGTTCTATGCCTGCCGGATGGGAAGTGCCTTCGCACTTTTTCAGGCAGGCGATGAGGTTCAACCGGCAGAAACCGGATGGAGCCGAGTCCGAGACCTATTTTTCAGTGGGCAGGCTCGGCAGGTTCATGGCCTCGGCGAGCTGCTTGGCGATATCGGTGTTGTCGTAGAAGCCGGCAAACCGTTCAGCTTCCCGGCCTTGGGCGAAGATCGGAACCGGCACGCCGGTGTGGGAGTACGAGGTCCACCCGATGCTGGCGCGCTCGTTCAGGATATGGGTGATGGTGACGATGATCGGTTCGTAGCCGCCATAGAGATAGCGGTTTTCGTCGGCGCTGTTGTCGTTGGTCCCGCAAAGCGATTGATCATAGGCATCTTCCAGCTTTTCCTTCTGGTAGGCATTGAGGTCAGCCCAATCCAGACCGAAGAAGTCCTTCATCAAATCAAGCATGGCTGAATTGGAAGACAGGGTGTCAGGGTTGGAGGCACAATCAGGGCAGCAAGCAGAATAGGTGCCTTTGTGATCCGTCCACGGCTCGTCCTTGAAGTATTGGAAGCTGCTGGTCTGGTTGAGCAGCCGATCGTAATAGGCCTTGTAAGCCGTAGTGGCGTGGCCGACGGTCATCCCGCCCGTTTCATGGTCGCCGGTGACGACGATCAGGGTCTGAGCCGGGTGTTTCCTGTAGAAGTCGAGAGCTACGCCGACGGCATCGTCGAAATCGAGCATATCGCCGATGGTCGCCATGGCGTCGTTGGCGTGGCAGGCCCAGTCGATCTTGCCGCCTTCGACCATGATGAAGAATCCTTTGCCTTCAACCTTTTTTCCCCGGCCCTTGCGCGAATTGGGGCGGGCGGGATGATCGGACGCACCGCCGTATAGGTTGGCGATGGCGACTTCCGTCATTTCCGCGAGCGACAGGTTGGTTTCGGGTCTATCGATGGCATAGGGCATGGCTGAAGCATCCTGCAGCCACGGGTTGATGCAGACGACCCGGTCTCTAGGGGCGTCCTTGAGCGCAAGGATGGATTCACGGGTATTGCGGACTTCATAACCGTTGTTCGTGAGCAGGCCCCAGACATCGTTGGGAGCATCGGGTTTGACCAATCCTCCGCCGCCGAAAAACTCATATCCGGTCGCTGCCAACTGGGTGCCGATGTTATTCATGTCGCCGCGGCTCGGGACGCTGGCATAATAGGCGGCGGGCGTGGCATGGTCCAAAGAAACACTCGAGATGATGCCGACCTTCATGCCGCTTTCGTGGGCCAGTTGGGCGATGCTCTTATAGGAATGAGTCTTGGTGTCATCCATGCCGATGACCCCGCTCCGTGTCTTGATTCCGCAGGCGAAGGCCGTGGCCGAAGACGCCGAGTCGGTCATCAAGGCAAAGGAATCATAAGTGGTTTGCATCCCCGCCACCGGCATCTTGCTCATGTTCAGGCGGTTTTCATCGGCAAGTAGATAGTCGGCGTCTAATTCGCCGGAGTTCGGACCTAGAGGCTGCCCTCTATCAACGGCATATTTGGTAGCCAGATAGGCTTCGGTTGCCTGGATCTGCGAAGCGGACATGCCGTCCCCGAGGAAGAAAAAGACATATTTCGGTTGAGCGGCACAGGCCAACGTGGCCGCGAAGAGAATCAACATTGCCAGGAGTGTTGCTCCAGCACGTTTTCCGATGTTCATGGTTTGCCTCCTTAATTTAATGATAGCGGGTAGTCGGATGGTTATCGATAGCTGCTTGAGTCAGTGGTTTGATCATGTTCTCTTCTGCTTTCCATCACCCCCTTTCAAAGACTCGACCGAAGAATGGCGACGGAGAGTCCTTCCCACAGTTTCTGTAAAGCAGTTCTTAGCGGGCCGGATTTCATCTCCGGGTCTTTTGTTCGACGGCCCCGAGCCGAGCGAAATGCTCTGTCTCCACTGGAGCGCTGTTTTCACGGAGCGAGAAAACGGACATGAGCACCCGGGTGATCCCTGGAAGACTCCCCATTCAGGTTTGCAGATTGAATGTCGGAAGCGCGCGCTCTCGCCCGAATGGTTTGTCCAAGATCTTGTACTCTTGGACCTACAGCCGCGGCTCGATATCGGGGCCCCACCGCGGAGTTCTGAAATGGGAGATTAGGAAAGGATTGTTCGAAGGATCTTAGGGTTTGTTTTTGTTTCGGATAGAAATGCGTGCAGGAAAGGATAGAGCGTTGGATAGTCCTGAGGCAGGCCTGCCCGCACCTTCGCTCCGGCATTCTTAATTAGTTTATGATTTCATATATTTATGCTGTCAAAGCAAGCAGGCGAGTGGGGCACGTTTTTCGGGGATTTCGCTGCGCGCTGGGAAAAATTTAGATTTTATGCGCTTTTTAAGTATAATCCCCTCCGGTCTATTCCTTCTTGGCACCCGATGCTGCTCGGCAGGGGAGCTTCGTGGCATGCAGACGGCTTTGAAATGTCCCGGAAGACCTGAAAATCGGGCTGCAGCGGGTGTGAAAGGATGTGCTGAGGATGGTTTGGAAAGGATTGTCCAGAGCAACCTGGTTTACAATTCGGAAATGTGGATTCGGTTCGCCGGCCAGGCTGCCCAGTTCGATTGCTCCGCGGCGGCTCATGGGGATATCGGAGCCGGGAAGTTCGGGGAGAATATAACGAAAGGGGTTTGATACAGATGGCGGTCGAGATGAGGGTGTTTTCTAAACGGGAGGGGGCGGAAGCCGGTCGCGATATGCAGCTTCTCATGGACACGGCCCTGGGAAGAAGGCCGGCGGATCTGGTGGTCAGGAATGGGACCCTGATGGATGTGTACACGGGGAGGATGCTTCCGGGGCGCTCCGTGGCGGTTGCCGGGGAGTGGATTGCCCATGTCGGGTCTGACCTCGGCTACGCCGTGGGTCCGGAGACCCGCGTGATCGAGGCGGACGGGCGGGTGATCTGTCCGGGATTCATCGACGCGCATACGCACCTGATCAACTACTTCAATATCCCCGAGTTCCTCTCCTATGCGGTCCCTTCGGGCGTCACCTGCCTGATCGCGGAGTTGGAATGCTACGGCTTCATCCTGGGTGCCGAGGGGGTGAGGATCTTTCTGGAGCAGACAGAGGCCAGCCCGGTCAAGATCTACACGTTGGTCCCGCCCATGGTGTCCCTGAGTCCGGCCGCGGAGGCCCTGATGATCACCCCGGAGCAGCTGGCCGGACTGTTCGAAGACCCCCGGGTCATCGGGCTGGGGGAATCGTTCTGGCAGGCTCCCGTCCTGCAGTCGGACCGGCGGATCCTGGCGTTGATCCGTGAAACGCATAAGGCCGGGAGATCCGTCCAGGGCCACGCGGCCGGGGCGTTCGACCGGAAGCTGGCTGCCTATGCGGCCATCGGCGTGGAGTCTTGCCACGAGGCCATTTCCACCGAAGATGTGCTCAACCGCCTCGAGATGGGTTTCTACGCCATGATCCGGGAAGGGGACATCCGCCGGGACCTGGAGATCATCCTTCCCCTGAAGGACGAGATCGATTTGCGCCGCGTGATTCTGGTGACCGATGGGACCAACCCCAGTCTTCTGATTGAAAAGGGGTATCTGAAGGATGTGGTGCAGAAGGCGGTGGATCTGGGAATCGATCCCATGGAGGCGGTCCGCATGGTGACGCTCAATCCGGCGGAGCATCTGGGGCTCGACAAGCTGATCGGCGGAATCGCTCCAGGCCGCCATGCCGACCTCCTGATCCTGCCTGATCCCCGGACGATCAGGCCGCAATGGGTGATCTCCAAGGGCCGCGTGGTGGCAGAGGAGGGGCGGATGACCGTGCCTTTCCCCGAGGCTCATTACCCTGACAGACTCATGAATACGGTCAGGGCACCGGTTGTGTCGCCCTCCGCCATGGCGGTTCCCGAGTCCTGCGCAGATCGGGAGGGGATGGTGCGGACCCTGGACATCCAGCCTGGAGGCCTGGTGGCGCGGGAAGGGAGGGCGCGTCCCAGACCGGTCTCAGGGTATCTGGCGTCGGATCCGGCTGACGATCTGCTCAAGGTCTTCTTCATGGAGCGGATCAGCGGCCGGGGTGAGGCGTTTGTCGGATTCGTCCGGGGTTGGGGCCAGAAACGCGGAGCCGTTGCCACCACGCTCTGCTGGGACACGGGGGGCATCATCGGGATCGGCGAAAACGACGAGGATCTGGCTGCTGCCGTCAACCGTTTGATAGCGATCCAGGGGGGAACCGTCATCGTCGTTGACGGGGAGCCGAAGCTGGAGATCCCCCTGCGCGCCGGGGGGTATGTCTCGGAACTGAGGATGCCGGAACTGGCCGAGCGACTGGTACGCTTCCAAGAGATCATGACCTTCCTGGGGACAGGCCTGGATTTCGCTCACCTGACCCTGAGCGTTCTTACCACGCCCGCCATCCCGTTTATCCGTATGACGGAAAAGGGCTACTATCGGTTCAGGGAGGGCGATATTGTCCGGCTCGGATCTTGACGCCCTGCATCCGAAAGCGGTCGCGGGGAGGGGTGAGCCATGAGCGGAAGGCTGGCAGGCTTAAAACCGATTCGTCTCCTGCCCTTGAGGTTGTTTCCGAGTGGCCGCCGTCCCGTTTTTTTCTTGACACGTAGTTATGTTGTGGCTAGATTGTAACCACACCCTTGAGGACTTACATTCAGAAGACGTTTCAAAATTGTTTGTCAGATCGACCTGTTGCTTTTCCTCGTGCGCCTTGGTGCTTTTGCAGCCGCAAGAAAGGCGAAAACAAAAAAATGCCCGTCATGAACGCCATATACCGGACGCTGGAATGGATCGATGTGATCCGTCCGGCTGGAGTCGTTTTCGGCGGACAGGCCGGTCTGGAAAGAAGGGCTTTATTTTCAGCCAGATAAAGTCGGGTTTGCCCTCCAGGGATCGGCGGGCGGTTTTTCTGGCGGGATGATGGGGGGTGTGCGGCGGGACGGTAGATCGGCGCCGGCCATCCCCGGCGGTCTATCAGGATGGAGTGTTGACCAGTCCGGTTGCCGGCTCACCATCGTAAGGGGGGTATCCCGGCCGGCCGGGATTGCCCAGAGCGAAGCAGCGGTTTAGAAACGGCCCGGACGACCATATCGCAAGTTTAGGACAAGAGGTAGAAAAATGAGGTACGCGGAGACAGGGTTCAACCTGGAAATCGATTTGTCGCGCGGAAACATCGAAAGGGTGGAAAGCGACCCGAGAGACACGGAACTCTATCTGGGGGGGCTGGGCACGAACGCCAAGATTTTGTGGGACAGGGTTCCCCCTGAAGTCGAGCCCTTTTCTCCCGATAATCTGCTCATATTCAGCGCCGGTCTTTTGTGCGGCACTCCGGCCACCGGCTGCAACCGGACGATCGTCTCGACGATTTCCCCCCAGACCCGGTTGATGCAGTTTTCGATGATG
Proteins encoded:
- a CDS encoding HMA2 domain-containing protein, with translation MSVYIHSIPGRLRVKIPMLKAQPGLSERLTNELECLIGIDHVAINPVTGSVKIRYRTNILHVDEILACLERSRLLDSRSIGTHANPETQISGQVGVAVGKALFGWAVGKALEPAGLSFLAALI
- a CDS encoding adenine deaminase C-terminal domain-containing protein; amino-acid sequence: MAVEMRVFSKREGAEAGRDMQLLMDTALGRRPADLVVRNGTLMDVYTGRMLPGRSVAVAGEWIAHVGSDLGYAVGPETRVIEADGRVICPGFIDAHTHLINYFNIPEFLSYAVPSGVTCLIAELECYGFILGAEGVRIFLEQTEASPVKIYTLVPPMVSLSPAAEALMITPEQLAGLFEDPRVIGLGESFWQAPVLQSDRRILALIRETHKAGRSVQGHAAGAFDRKLAAYAAIGVESCHEAISTEDVLNRLEMGFYAMIREGDIRRDLEIILPLKDEIDLRRVILVTDGTNPSLLIEKGYLKDVVQKAVDLGIDPMEAVRMVTLNPAEHLGLDKLIGGIAPGRHADLLILPDPRTIRPQWVISKGRVVAEEGRMTVPFPEAHYPDRLMNTVRAPVVSPSAMAVPESCADREGMVRTLDIQPGGLVAREGRARPRPVSGYLASDPADDLLKVFFMERISGRGEAFVGFVRGWGQKRGAVATTLCWDTGGIIGIGENDEDLAAAVNRLIAIQGGTVIVVDGEPKLEIPLRAGGYVSELRMPELAERLVRFQEIMTFLGTGLDFAHLTLSVLTTPAIPFIRMTEKGYYRFREGDIVRLGS
- a CDS encoding alkaline phosphatase: MNIGKRAGATLLAMLILFAATLACAAQPKYVFFFLGDGMSASQIQATEAYLATKYAVDRGQPLGPNSGELDADYLLADENRLNMSKMPVAGMQTTYDSFALMTDSASSATAFACGIKTRSGVIGMDDTKTHSYKSIAQLAHESGMKVGIISSVSLDHATPAAYYASVPSRGDMNNIGTQLAATGYEFFGGGGLVKPDAPNDVWGLLTNNGYEVRNTRESILALKDAPRDRVVCINPWLQDASAMPYAIDRPETNLSLAEMTEVAIANLYGGASDHPARPNSRKGRGKKVEGKGFFIMVEGGKIDWACHANDAMATIGDMLDFDDAVGVALDFYRKHPAQTLIVVTGDHETGGMTVGHATTAYKAYYDRLLNQTSSFQYFKDEPWTDHKGTYSACCPDCASNPDTLSSNSAMLDLMKDFFGLDWADLNAYQKEKLEDAYDQSLCGTNDNSADENRYLYGGYEPIIVTITHILNERASIGWTSYSHTGVPVPIFAQGREAERFAGFYDNTDIAKQLAEAMNLPSLPTEK
- a CDS encoding YibE/F family protein, whose protein sequence is MSTHRRHEWIFSLIIASICIALSFLDLTRIPSAPKGIHARGVVEAVDNSRVRQNLIVKTEEQFLTVRLLNGPHEGQSIEIVNMLTGKMEFDEFYEAGKIVLVEYDTIDGKPAHGVARGYDRLKMQILLIALFGILLLAVAGVTGLKAVLSFLFAAMVLWKLFFPLLLRGFPPLSTGLAIAALLTAVITFSVGGVNRRGLAVFLGSMLGVGLTCALATSFTKAFALHGAVRPFAETLLYSGHFRLDLTGIFIASVFIASSGAVMDLAMDIAASMDEIKRRHPDIAPFDHLRSGLRIGRAVVGTMTTTLLLAYSSSHIAMFLLFMAKGLPAVNILNAPFVAAEVLNILVGSFGLVTVAPLTAFCAALLYRQTGRKSVELAMKDTTASAANVLQGSAASAATSGTSSQP
- a CDS encoding TraR/DksA C4-type zinc finger protein, producing the protein MQIDRRPFIDQVLALKSEAEDHLRQLLSMRKQYHAENSEGSLSEICDKAQYAISLNTIYKLIEKKSAYVRGLNLVLNKPTTDNDFFLCERCGEMIPVERLCAVPETVLCVACQHEMEQRRLTSQ